Proteins encoded within one genomic window of Eleutherodactylus coqui strain aEleCoq1 chromosome 1, aEleCoq1.hap1, whole genome shotgun sequence:
- the MAPRE3 gene encoding microtubule-associated protein RP/EB family member 3 isoform X2 has protein sequence MAVNVYSTSVTSENLSRHDMLAWVNDSIQLNYTKIEQLCSGAAYCQFMDMLFPGCILLKKVKFQAKLEHEFIHNFKVLQAAFKKMGVDKIIPVERLVKGKFQDNFEFVQWFKKFFDANYDGKEYDPMLARQGQDVAPAPNPGDQVFNKPKKPIITSVPQRTSPTGPKTMQPPARLQNVSHSIRKNPPITRNGGSELDSQITELNQQLMDLKLTVDGLEKERDFYFSKLRDIELICQEHESESAGVMSKIIDILYATEEGFAPPEDDENDELQAEDQDEY, from the exons ATGGCGGTCAATGTTTATTCCACGTCTGTGACCAGTGAGAACCTGAGCCGCCATGACATGCTGGCGTGGGTCAACGACTCCATACAGCTCAACTACACCAAGATAGAGCAGCTGTGCTCAG GCGCCGCCTACTGTCAGTTCATGGATATGCTCTTCCCCGGGTGCATCTTACTGAAGAAGGTGAAGTTCCAGGCGAAGCTGGAGCACGAATTCATCCACAACTTCAAGGTCCTGCAGGCCGCCTTCAAGAAGATGGGCGTCGACAAA ATAATCCCAGTAGAGAGATTAGTGAAGGGGAAATTCCAAGACAACTTTGAGTTTGTCCAGTGGTTCAAGAAATTCTTTGATGCCAACTACGATGGGAAGGAGTACGACCCCATGCTGGCAAGACAAGGGCAGGACGTGGCACCCGCACCCAACCCCGGAGACCAAGTCTTCAACAAACCCAAGAAGCCCATTATCACATCAG TTCCACAAAGAACCTCTCCCACGGGTCCCAAGACCATGCAGCCTCCAGCACGGTTACAAAATGTGTCTCACTCCATCAGGAAAAACCCTCCGATCACCAGGAATGGCGGCAGCGAGCTGGACTCACAAATAACAGAGTTAAACCAGCAG TTAATGGATCTGAAGCTGACTGTGGACGGACTGGAGAAAGAACGAGATTTCTACTTCAGTAAACTGCGAGACATCGAGCTCATATGTCAGGAACACGAGAGCGAGAGCGCGGGGGTCATGTCCAAAATCATCGACATCCTATATGCCACAGAG GAGGGATTTGCTCCACCAGAAGATGATGAGAATGATGAGCTTCAAGCCGAGGACCAGGATGAATATTAA